In a single window of the Salmo trutta chromosome 23, fSalTru1.1, whole genome shotgun sequence genome:
- the LOC115159261 gene encoding uncharacterized protein LOC115159261 isoform X2, which yields MGASVSIRNQTPYTWHYELVGDGGGSGTLHGWGSVKRKLNSRWIHCYLKLRYHNHSSNSFSYEFNSNKQDGSQTFTIIETSGRSLIQLLCDTESNSPTCPNYGKQEEDRIRQQQEEMERRRQEEQRRRQQEEERSHEQLERERTIQKEIERESELSGKKVSKGREKLRQKLSLKGQQRHHQRTQVLHQMIEDDAAAIKRDEHGDLKNKFDELLKKYKITEDKSMQEDKLENRMKNLQNELTLQYFGEPQPSIWCQLTIDRAISQGEQSLTERFSILTAVTELTLTNDSDTDSKEDQLPDWDQKYDFLISLLEQLYSTNPTVAQKLVLSILDVFTEVSEKNKGLLSQILFNMIWTPSEILLFLRGVSGINQELATSILHTVRTNKLDLLSTLSALKDKDPVNSLQWYAEAEGDKDANTIVNEMQNEKYPEKILSIMKEILGYMTEELPKHAKEDLDQVKIEEAKQMIKSLDFTNPDLAVLKEVLIRMSIAVQDCSTIYTQNGKNIEGYFPSITPLASLLTAEKIEGYFPRLTQLASLLMLLLPKLTGKKGILLEIGTGEGKSCILAMFATIQAIRGTKVDVVTSSPVLARRDQEEWKKLYDMFGVTSSVVPPPQIQGSSPESRDSRLQEAYRKQLVYGTVGSFAADALRQEFEKDTTRGERRFDMVIVDEVDYMTLDNGVQVTFLSHEASGLRHLGQVLASIWAMVSTCQPIEMEDTGEIEWATGIQHFHKAAKLAVIGPATSKEFSEFHILEAGVELGIYSDDDFDMFMQALKNTEKDDTTENRITVDTFMAKVGITQQCDLLTIMEKALENDVAIDCYSVTNNKAVLVEEKKLHNNPAILEIKMLLLENGRASEIIPEDKLIKATVTELKSKIKFSGNSQSNSEFLVIPSFLEKYLENRLPVFVENALKAIMMTQGREYMIDQTLEAVGDKHLYHAIIPVDFQASGVLEKNKRWGDGLQQFLEMKHQLATTPLSNVTNYLSNFHYFQKYLKGNGIFGVSGTLGGVADKDFLARHYETDSYTIPAHRHKKVVELPAIQVSGQAQWMEFLCKTSMRVAESGQVVLVVCEDVKTANELLKKIESENPHPPITLYTISEKHNIESTKFRGGHIIIATNLGGRGTDIKVDQDVNLCGGLFVLLTHYPGSRRVEKQVFGRTGRKGNPGMVQMILCGDNLAQAYQGQPVEIMRQLREEYEVQRIKDMETDELLEIKIKEDLFGTFCEFLDKFDGNFTKQERLDLSEMGPNDVPECFKDNGPKFDYQPALNALKETWALWLTLHEEHIRQHEDISVLKADLLEHLTNRGNMLLNGKSQNFYDHIKQATGRTDLHLRNKSKCDYEAKSYWKDVEECDPFYSVVAMYNQAFITINMGKDGYKTEARKLLERAKTSVNVYLSETTNTMVSFQIATRGNFEPHHEGERNFLKQIDSRMSIHKAWIRNIDLAVNKLKELEGEGTAITEVSSVYNLSENQDYITANELTALYDNGLSIVFEVKKKPKFSFDPLICIFIGMCQVILGVLVCALSFGTATQFGLGLISEGVSDMIEGISGMISGTFDWAQWAISKSISIGMSLLSAGFSAIKKVAITAYKVLNGTKKLSSVAKEIIGTGKYVFKSAQGAAKSISKETIKTATKKLASPTNMKMALKHATKYAVQEVAKQGVITGINYAIDAGIGAIFKTILEKALKDMVSSTVKKNAELDLSLTEYISSAVPKGALQNRSNYEIDSKLEQQIKYFVQDMTKELIPGLMTDATTSQVSDVISRLSEVCNNATDLVEKSGTHFIAKGVKISVEIAKHTTTLVQMIQSIPTEHVINDIFVLELKKEIEEKQKNGGAVWSSMMEQYDQDGRHDLPDVIRLKDEFLSSISDSVSEAFIDACAGHMSSFVTGIFKKKVNGVTGKVVDNVLGRHKTGKALSETETKELLDYAEKIGDVHRPASALDIYVLTNSDLLHGKGIQFKVVDQDGKTLSEESYPGTNRSAGQITLQLTKEPEKTHSEKGILSKAKDRIQGVESPYSGHFDIIQDGKVIPVRSENKNCLYHALVQATSNRSEDEIKNQAVNLRNNVKDQIKGNLQAYSEMVQTQKAYDALEKNHGKYAVVGGDLKRTRTSDDGEYEHDISPMKKFPYSSSGINEYDIAFTYHLGLVGPYKSVKNTKLFSDNMGERGIVEVDHIPPKNSLKLARNQTSQMKNLQQKNPKLYDMINSIEADKKGGNLLTMRVLKQHHRIALTTGASKTSVICRKLLADTLASGDVEKSLKFSFIMAHPIASDQLRDKAEKPNPLTLRSIDMSPEGTVFYYKVGFNQMLNHHSKEGIIDQNQQARLKSWVSDKKYLDQNTPEYNDILAAIQ from the exons ATGGGGGCCTCGGTGTCTATAAGGAACCAAACCCCTTACACTTGGCACTACGAACTTGTCGGCGAC GGAGGTGGCAGTGGCACGTTGCATGGTTGGGGTAGTGTAAAAAGAAAACTCAACTCTAGGTGGATCCATTGCTACCTAAAGTTAAGATATCACAATCACAGTAGCAACTCCTTCTCATATGAATTCAACAGTAACAAGCAGGACGGAAGTCAAACATTCACTATTATAGAAACCAGTGGCCGTTCACTAATTCAACTACTGTGCGACACAGAGTCTAATAGTCCAACATGTCCAAACTATG GGAAGCAAGAGGAAGACCGTATCCGTCAGCAGCAGGAGGAGATGGAGCGGCGAAGACAGGAGGAGCAACGAAGAcgacagcaggaggaggagaggagccatGAGcaactggagagggagagaacgatCCAGAAAGAAATCGAAAGGGAGAGTGAACTTTCGGGTAAGAAGGTGTCAAAGGGACGAGAAAAACTGAGACAGAAGCTGAGTCTAAAAGGACAACAGCGCCATCACCAGCGTACACAAGTACTACACCAAATGATAGAAGATGACGCTGCAGCAATCAAAAGGGATGAG CACGGGGACTTGAAAAATAAGTTTGATGAACTTCTGAAGAAATACAAGATCACTGAAGACAAAAGCATGCAAGAGGACAAACTTGAAAACCGAATGAAAAATCTTCAGAATGAACTAACCCTTCAATACTTTGGAGAGCCTCAACCGTCCATCTGGTGTCAGTTGACAATAGATCGTGCTATCAGCCAAGGAGAGCAATCACTCACCGAGCGGTTTAGCATCCTCACGGCTGTGACAGAGCTAACGTTGACCAACGACTCGGACACAGACAGTAAAGAGGACCAACTACCTGACTGGGACCAGAAGTATGACTTTCTCATCAGTCTTCTTGAACAGCTGTACAGCACAAATCCCACAGTGGCTCAAAAACTTGTTCTGAGCATTCTTGATGTGTTCACAGAGGTGTCAGAGAAAAACAAGGGGCTTCTTAGTCAAATTCTCTTCAACATGATCTGGACACCTTCAGAAATTCTGCTCTTTTTGCGAGGTGTTTCAGGCATAAACCAAGAGTTAGCAACCTCGATCCTTCATACTGTGCGGACAAACAAGCTGGatcttctctctactctctctgctctGAAAGATAAAGACCCTGTCAACTCTCTACAATGGTATGCTGAGGCAGAAGGGGACAAGGATGCCAACACCATTGTGAATGAAATGCAAAATGAAAAGTACCCAGAGAAAATACTGTCCATAATGAAGGAAATTCTAGGATATATGACAGAGGAACTTCCAAAACATGCAAAGGAGGACTTGGATCAGGTAAAGATAGAGGAAGCAAAGCAGATGATCAAGTCACTGGATTTTACTAACCCTGACCTTGCTGTTCTCAAGGAGGTCTTAATAAGGATGTCTATTGCTGTGCAAGACTGCTCAACCATTTACACTCAAAATGGAAAGAACATAGAAGGCTACTTTCCTAGCATCACTCCGCTGGCATCACTGCTCACTGCTGAGAAAATAGAAGGCTACTTTCCCCGACTCACTCAGTTGGCATCACTGCTCATGCTCCTTCTACCAAAGTTAACAGGGAAAAAAGGTATCCTTCTGGAAATCGGCACAGGTGAAGGAAAATCTTGCATCTTGGCTATGTTTGCCACCATCCAGGCTATCCGTGGCACTAAGGTTGACGTTGTGACCAGTTCTCCAGTCCTTGCTCGCCGAGACCAAGAGGAGTGGAAGAAACTGTATGACATGTTTGGTGTCACGTCCTCTGTTGTGCCACCACCACAGATACAGGGAAGCTCCCCTGAAAGCAGGGATAGTAGGCTACAGGAAGCTTACAGGAAACAATTAGTTTACGGAACCGTTGGCAGCTTTGCAGCAGACGCGTTGAGGCAGGAATTCGAAAAGGACACCACACGTGGGGAGAGGAGGTTCGACATGGTGATTGTGGATGAAGTGGACTACATGACATTGGACAATGGAGTTCAGGTGACGTTTCTATCCCACGAGGCAAGTGGCCTGAGGCACCTCGGACAAGTCCTTGCTAGCATATGGGCCATGGTATCTACGTGTCAGCCAATTGAGATGGAAGATACTGGAGAGATTGAGTGGGCAACTGGaatccagcattttcacaaggctGCAAAGTTAGCTGTTATCGGTCCAGCGACATCTAAAGAATTCTCTGAATTTCACATTTTGGAAGCCGGAGTGGAGTTGGGTATCTATTCAGATGACGATTTTGACATGTTCATGCAAGCTCTAAAGAACACAGAGAAAGACGATACAACGGAGAACAGGATAACTGTTGATACATTCATGGCCAAAGTTGGAATTACTCAACAGTGTGATCTGCTCACCATCATGGAGAAAGCACTGGAGAATGATGTGGCAATTGACTGTTACTCTGTAACAAACAATAAAGCCGTGCTGGTTGAGGAGAAAAAGTTGCACAACAACCCTGCTATCCTGGAAATCAAAATGCTTCTCCTCGAGAATGGACGAGCTAGCGAGATCATACCTGAAGACAAACTTATTAAGGCAACTGTCACTGAGCTGAAGTCTAAAATCAAATTTTCTGGCAACTCTCAGTCAAACTCAGAGTTTCTTGTGATCCCCTCTTTCCTTGAGAAATACCTTGAGAATCGGTTACCAGTCTTTGTGGAAAACGCCCTGAAAGCCATCATGATGACACAAGGCAGAGAGTACATGATTGATCAGACGTTGGAAGCTGTCGGAGACAAGCATCTCTACCATGCCATCATCCCAGTGGACTTCCAGGCCAGTGGAGTGTTGGAGAAGAACAAACGCTGGGGGGACGGCCTGCAGCAGTTTCTGGAGATGAAACACCAGCTGGCAACCACTCCTTTGTCCAATGTGACAAATTACCTTTCAAACTTCCATTACTTTCAAAAGTACCTAAAAGGGAATGGCATATTTGGTGTGTCTGGGACATTAGGCGGTGTTGCCGACAAAGATTTCCTTGCAAGGCACTATGAAACAGACAGCTACACAATACCAGCTCATCGCCATAAGAAGGTTGTTGAGCTTCCAGCAATTCAGGTCAGTGGGCAAGCCCAGTGGATGGAGTTCCTCTGTAAGACATCAATGAGAGTGGCAGAAAGTGGTCAGGTTGTCTTGGTCGTATGTGAGGATGTCAAGACCGCAAACGAGCTTTTGAAGAAAATAGAGAGTGAGAATCCACATCCCCCCATCACATTATACACAATCAGTGAGAAACACAACATTGAGAGTACCAAATTCAGAGGGGGACATATAATCATAGCCACCAATCTAGGAGGTCGTGGAACAGATATCAAGGTTGATCAGGATGTCAACCTATGTGGTGGCCTCTTCGTTCTCCTGACACATTACCCTGGCAGTCGCAGAGTGGAGAAACAGGTGTTCGGAAGAACTGGTCGGAAGGGAAACCCGGGCATGGTCCAGATGATCCTCTGTGGGGATAACCTTGCCCAAGCATACCAGGGCCAGCCTGTGGAGATCATGAGACAATTGAGAGAGGAGTACGAAGTCCAACGCATCAAAGATATGGAGACAGATGAGCTtcttgaaataaaaataaaagaggaCCTGTTTGGCACGTTTTGCGAATTTCTTGACAAGTTTGATGGCAACTTCACAAAACAGGAGAGACTTGACCTTTCGGAAATGGGGCCGAATGATGTCCCTGAGTGTTTTAAAGATAATGGCCCTAAGTTTGATTACCAGCCTGCACTCAATGCTTTGAAAGAAACATGGGCACTGTGGCTTACCCTTCATGAGGAGCACATCCGTCAGCACGAAGATATCAGTGTTCTTAAAGCAGACCTTCTTGAGCATCTCACAAATAGGGGCAACATGCTGCTGAATGGAAAAAGTCAAAACTTCTATGACCACATTAAGCAGGCTACCGGCAGAACTGACTTGCACCTCCGCAACAAAAGTAAGTGTGACTATGAAGCAAAGTCCTACTGGAAAGATGTTGAAGAATGTGACCCTTTTTACAGTGTCGTGGCAATGTACAACCAAGCTTTCATCACCATCAACATGGGCAAAGATGGCTACAAAACAGAGGCACGGAAATTACTGGAAAGGGCAAAGACATCTGTGAATGTTTACTTGTCAGAAACCACAAATACCATGGTTTCTTTTCAGATTGCCACAAGAGGCAACTTTGAACCACATCATGAAGGAGAACGCAACTTTCTAAAGCAAATAGATTCCAGGATGAGCATTCACAAAGCTTGGATACGTAACATTGACCTTGCCGTAAATAAACTTAAAGAGCTTGAGGGTGAAGGTACAGCCATAACAGAggtatcctcagtgtacaacctCTCAGAAAATCAAGACTACATCACAGCAAATGAACTCACGGCCTTGTATGACAATGGCCTGAGCATTGTGTTTGAGGTGAAAAAGAAGCCAAAGTTCAGCTTTGACCCTTTGATCTGCATCTTCATCGGTATGTGTCAGGTCATCCTTGGAGTTCTGGTTTGTGCCCTATCGTTTGGCACTGCAACCCAGTTTGGCTTAGGTCTCATCTCTGAAGGAGTCTCTGACATGATTGAAGGGATATCTGGCATGATATCGGGCACATTCGATTGGGCGCAATGGGCCATCTCCAAAAGCATCAGCATTGGGATGTCTCTGCTCTCCGCAGGGTTCAGCGCCATTAAAAAAGTTGCCATCACAGCATATAAAGTCCTCAATGGTACTAAAAAACTCTCATCTGTTGCAAAGGAAATCATTGGCACAGGAAAATATGTTTTCAAGTCCGCACAGGGAGCAGCAAAATCTATCTCCAAAGAAACAATTAAGACTGCAACAAAGAAACTGGCATCCCCTACAAACATGAAGATGGCTCTAAAACACGCAACCAAGTACGCAGTTCAGGAGGTAGCGAAGCAGGGTGTAATCACAGGAATTAACTACGCCATTGATGCTGGAATTGGGGCCATCTTTaaaacaattttagaaaaagctttGAAAGACATGGTCAGTTCAACAGTCAAAAAGAATGCCGAACTAGATCTTAGTCTCACTGAGTACATTAGCTCTGCAGTACCTAAAGGAGCTTTGCAGAACCGCAGCAACTATGAGATTGACTCAAAGCTTGAacaacaaattaaatattttGTTCAAGATATGACAAAAGAACTTATTCCTGGCCTCATGACTGATGCCACCACATCCCAAGTCAGTGATGTTATCAGCAGACTCTCTGAGGTGTGCAATAATGCTACTGACCTTGTGGAAAAAAGTGGAACACATTTTATTGCAAAAGGAGTCAAAATAAGTGTAGAAATAGCTAAACACACCACAACCTTGGTCCAAATGATTCAGTCCATTCCTACAGAACATGTTATCAATGACATATTTGTCCTCGAATTAAAAAAAGAAATTGAAGAGAAGCAAAAAAATGGAGGAGCAGTATGGAGCAGTATGATGGAGCAGTATGATCAAGATGGCAGACATGACTTACCAGATGTGATTCGCCTGAAGGATGAGTTCCTAAGctccatttcggatagtgtctctGAAGCGTTCATAGATGCTTGTGCTGGTCATATGTCCTCTTTTGTGACGGGAATATTCAAGAAGAAGGTCAATGGAGTCACTGGAAAAGTTGTTGACAATGTACTTGGCAGACACAA gaCTGGGAAAGCTCTGTCAGAGACTGAAACAAAAGAACTTCTGGACTATGCAGAGAAGATTGGTGATGTTCATCGACCAGCCTCAGCCCTGGACATTTATGTCCTCACAAACAGTGACTTGCTCCATGGTAAAGGCATCCAGTTCAAAGTGGTGGATCAAGATGGGAAAACACTCTCAGAGGAGTCCTACCCGGGAACGAACAGGTCAGCTGGCCAAATCACTCTACAGCTGACCAAAGAGCCTGAGAAAACACACAG TGAGAAAGGAATCCTCTCTAAAGCAAAAGACAGAATCCAAGGAGTGGAAAGTCCATACAGTGGTCACTTTGACATCATCCAAGATGGCAAAGTAATCCCTGTGCGCTCAGAGAACAAGAACTGCCTGTACCATGCCTTAGTACAGGCAACATCTAACAGGTCAGAGGATGAGATCAAGAATCAAGCTGTGAATCTACGAAACAATGTTAAAGACCAG ATTAAAGGGAACCTTCAGGCTTATAGTGAAATGGTTCAAACCCAGAAGGCCTATGATGCACTTGAGAAAAATCATGGAAAATATGCTGTAGTTGGAGGGGACTTGAAGAGAACACGGACGAGTGATGATGGGGAATATGAACATGATATCAGTCCCATGAAGAAATTTCCTTATAGTTCCTCAGGGATAAATGAGTATGACATAGCCTTTACGTACCACCTTGGATTAGTTGGTCCTTACAAAAG CGTCAAAAACACCAAACTTTTCTCTGATAACATGGGGGAAAGAGGCATTGTGGAGGTAGACCATATCCCACCAAAGAATTCCCTGAAGCTGGCCAGAAACCAAACATCTCAGATGAAAAATCTTCAACAGAAGAATCCAAAGCTTTATGATATGATAAACAGCATTGAGGCAGATAAAAAAGGAGGGAACCTGCTCACAATGCGGGTTCTCAAACAGCATCACAGGATTGCTCTAACCACTGGAGCCAGTAAGACATCCGTCATCTGCAG GAAGCTGCTGGCAGATACACTTGCAAGTGGAGATGTGGAGAAATCACTGAAGTTCTCTTTCATCATGGCTCATCCTATTGCTTCCGACCAGCTCAGAGACAAAGCAG AAAAGCCCAATCCACTTACCCTGAGATCCATTGATATGTCTCCTGAAGGAACGGTGTTCTACTATAAAGTTGGCTTCAATCAGATGCTGAATCACCATAGTAAAGAGGGGATCATCGACCAGAATCAGCAGGCAAGGCTGAAGTCCTGGGTGTCCGATAAGAAGTACCTGGACCAGAACACCCCAGAGTACAACGACATCCTTGCAGCCATCCAGTAA